From Pseudoalteromonas sp. R3, one genomic window encodes:
- a CDS encoding lamin tail domain-containing protein has product MDHTQAIEIVNVNRDKVAQHIELCNKGEHICDLNGWCLEIASSAQTFTFGPDTILRPEEELSVYIDRGGKFSFNVANALNLRGDRVLLFDAHRELRYQFVYGQSAHNLVIISDVHSDSLGGRDFSDEYVELFNMSDCRVDISGWQIRAVKGDAQFIFPKGAQLAPQAPIRVYSNYTDPQTGSYSINSPRALWRTSNESCQLLDDAEREVSRYSF; this is encoded by the coding sequence ATGGATCACACACAGGCGATTGAAATCGTTAACGTAAACCGAGACAAAGTCGCGCAGCATATTGAGTTATGCAACAAGGGGGAGCATATTTGTGACCTCAATGGGTGGTGTTTAGAGATAGCATCATCAGCTCAGACGTTTACATTTGGCCCAGATACTATCTTGCGGCCGGAGGAGGAGCTCAGTGTCTACATTGACAGGGGAGGCAAATTTAGCTTTAACGTGGCCAATGCTTTAAACCTTCGGGGTGACAGGGTGTTGTTGTTTGATGCGCATCGTGAGCTGCGTTATCAGTTTGTATATGGCCAGTCAGCCCACAACCTTGTGATCATCAGCGATGTGCACAGCGACAGCCTGGGGGGCAGAGATTTCAGTGATGAATATGTTGAGCTATTTAATATGTCAGATTGCCGTGTGGACATCAGTGGCTGGCAAATTCGCGCCGTAAAGGGTGATGCGCAATTTATTTTCCCAAAGGGGGCCCAGCTGGCGCCTCAGGCACCTATTCGGGTCTATTCCAACTATACAGATCCGCAGACTGGCAGCTACAGCATCAACAGCCCGCGAGCGCTCTGGCGCACCAGCAATGAAAGTTGTCAGCTGCTGGACGACGCCGAGCGTGAAGTATCCCGCTATTCTTTCTGA
- a CDS encoding non-ribosomal peptide synthetase: MATQLAGRWGRATSACLLAGAVRDEHPHLTLPTDRSSDLYENNGAAQQVVVDDALKQALERFAQAQNSTLFGVLMAAWHVLLHHYSGQSLIRVGMPISNRQHSHSQDIVGFFANTQVLQSTLSGELSLQQVVAQVATRLQEAQANQDLPFEKLVDSLSLERTVGQQPLFQVVMSHQRQDDNELVNLPELTIAPSELPKTKAQFDLVLNTSESFSGELTLKLDYAQELFSEQRIATLMAGLQQILSAFVTQPTLNLSDLDIMPLDIQQALQQQGFGEAITPLHSGAVEPIYLLTGQPPQLAATQYQDVVSTLNQLAEQTPDAEALTCEGNSYSYKELYEKSNQLAYYLREQGVGPEQRVGVALTRGIDLPLAFLAVLKAGAVYVPMDLSYPKERLAYMINDSQMQHILVSDHSLNEIAGEARLHRMADIPLNQQWQQPQVYPAQGAYVIYTSGSTGNPKGVLVSRGSIAAHCRGIGRRYELTSADRELIFMSFCFDGAHERWLSAVTHGGTVVIRPQQQWDLQQTYQNLHQQGVTTVVFPPVFLRELSAYVEQVGNPPPVRVYCFGGDAMPQASFELAQRVLKPDFFINGYGPTETVVTPLTWKAMPGSSFDAVYAPIGEVLGQRQAWVLDSQLKRVLPGQIGELYMAEEIGLARGYLNRPDLTAERFVANPFADDGSRLYRTGDLVRWNEQGLMEYLGRTDHQVKIRGFRIELGEIETLLRKHNTVRQAVVVADDTPAGKRLVAYVSGHDGSVPDEVELKANLAANLPDYMVPAAIMALTDLPVNSNGKIDRKALPKAELQSDASFVAPQGEVEQAMAAIWQTVLGVEQVGRLDNFFALGGDSINGLKVISMWQQHNALPLAVRQLWQAPDLASLVAEMTHQSELILHPLNDAVTGADNLFCLHEGSGLTVAYRPLAEKLAGKVNCIGVAAAKQLAQFSTLTDLAQHYAKALDEAQPNGTIKLLGWSLGGALAALVANALTARGRTVSHLYLVDSWNPHGEAAQTSLDWRSWALSWIGGYSLAPDSALHHALVTQLQQGLDDTVRDPATLAQWLITHQAQFADLFEHTLSQLPEAELTALLAAGYELQRLARAPQQYAQEASAKAHAWWSNQADQAAMDAYLAELDAEFDVTHLDYDHRQIIAAEEVLTSVYDSLLCTD, from the coding sequence GTGGCAACGCAACTGGCTGGCCGGTGGGGAAGAGCAACGTCAGCTTGCTTACTGGCAGGCGCTGTTAGGGATGAACATCCACACCTGACTCTGCCAACGGATCGCAGCAGCGATCTGTATGAAAACAATGGCGCCGCACAGCAGGTGGTGGTGGATGATGCACTGAAACAGGCACTGGAGCGCTTTGCCCAAGCGCAAAACAGCACCTTGTTTGGTGTGCTGATGGCGGCATGGCACGTGCTGTTACATCACTACAGTGGCCAGTCTCTGATCCGCGTTGGCATGCCGATTTCTAATCGTCAACATAGCCATAGCCAGGATATTGTGGGCTTCTTTGCCAATACTCAGGTCCTGCAATCGACACTCAGTGGTGAGCTGAGCTTGCAACAGGTGGTGGCGCAAGTTGCAACCCGTTTGCAGGAGGCTCAGGCCAATCAGGATTTACCGTTTGAAAAGCTGGTGGACAGTTTGTCGCTGGAGCGTACCGTCGGACAGCAGCCGCTGTTTCAGGTGGTCATGAGTCACCAGCGTCAGGATGACAATGAGTTGGTCAATCTGCCGGAACTGACTATAGCACCCAGTGAACTGCCTAAAACCAAGGCGCAGTTCGATCTGGTACTCAATACCAGCGAGAGCTTTAGCGGTGAACTGACCCTGAAGCTGGACTATGCACAGGAGCTGTTCAGTGAGCAGCGGATCGCAACTTTGATGGCGGGCTTACAGCAGATCCTCAGCGCCTTTGTAACTCAGCCAACATTGAACCTGTCGGATCTGGATATTATGCCACTGGATATTCAGCAAGCACTGCAACAGCAGGGCTTTGGTGAGGCAATCACGCCGTTGCACAGTGGCGCCGTTGAGCCGATTTACTTACTGACGGGTCAGCCGCCACAATTGGCCGCAACCCAGTATCAGGATGTGGTGTCGACGTTAAACCAGCTGGCCGAGCAAACACCTGATGCTGAAGCCCTGACCTGTGAGGGCAACAGTTACAGCTATAAAGAACTGTACGAAAAGTCTAACCAGCTGGCCTATTATCTGCGTGAGCAGGGGGTGGGTCCAGAGCAGCGGGTTGGGGTGGCACTGACCCGTGGCATCGACTTACCTTTGGCTTTCCTTGCGGTACTTAAGGCCGGCGCGGTCTATGTACCTATGGACCTGAGTTATCCAAAAGAGCGTCTGGCATACATGATCAACGACAGTCAGATGCAGCACATCCTGGTCAGCGATCATAGTCTTAATGAGATTGCCGGGGAGGCCCGCTTGCATCGAATGGCAGATATTCCGTTGAACCAGCAATGGCAGCAACCACAGGTGTATCCGGCTCAGGGAGCATATGTGATCTACACCTCAGGCTCAACGGGCAATCCAAAAGGCGTGTTAGTGAGTCGGGGTTCAATTGCCGCACACTGTCGCGGCATTGGTCGCCGCTACGAGTTGACGTCGGCAGATCGCGAATTGATCTTTATGTCCTTCTGTTTCGACGGCGCCCATGAACGCTGGTTGTCTGCGGTAACCCATGGCGGCACTGTGGTGATCCGTCCACAGCAGCAGTGGGATTTACAGCAAACCTATCAGAATCTGCATCAGCAAGGGGTTACGACCGTGGTGTTCCCGCCCGTGTTCCTGCGCGAGTTGTCTGCCTATGTTGAGCAGGTGGGTAACCCACCGCCAGTGCGAGTGTACTGTTTTGGCGGGGATGCCATGCCACAGGCCTCGTTTGAACTGGCGCAGCGAGTACTGAAGCCGGACTTCTTCATCAATGGATATGGTCCGACCGAGACAGTTGTGACGCCTTTGACCTGGAAGGCGATGCCGGGCAGCTCGTTTGATGCGGTGTACGCGCCCATCGGTGAAGTGCTGGGACAACGTCAGGCCTGGGTGCTGGACAGTCAGTTAAAGCGGGTGTTACCGGGACAGATAGGTGAGCTGTATATGGCCGAAGAAATCGGTCTGGCACGGGGTTATCTGAACCGTCCGGACCTGACGGCGGAGCGCTTTGTGGCGAACCCATTTGCCGATGATGGCAGCCGCTTGTATCGCACCGGTGATTTGGTGCGCTGGAACGAGCAGGGGCTGATGGAATACCTGGGCCGGACCGACCATCAGGTGAAGATCCGTGGCTTCCGCATTGAATTAGGGGAAATTGAAACCCTGCTGCGTAAGCACAATACCGTGCGTCAGGCAGTGGTTGTTGCAGATGATACGCCAGCTGGTAAACGCCTGGTGGCTTATGTGAGTGGTCACGATGGGAGTGTACCAGACGAGGTCGAGCTGAAAGCCAACCTGGCGGCGAACCTGCCTGATTATATGGTCCCTGCGGCTATCATGGCGTTGACGGATCTGCCAGTAAACAGCAATGGTAAAATTGACCGTAAAGCCCTGCCAAAGGCTGAGTTACAAAGTGATGCCAGTTTTGTGGCACCCCAGGGGGAAGTTGAACAGGCGATGGCCGCTATCTGGCAAACCGTGTTGGGTGTAGAGCAGGTTGGCCGTCTTGATAACTTCTTTGCGCTGGGTGGAGACTCTATCAATGGTCTGAAAGTGATCAGTATGTGGCAGCAACACAATGCCCTGCCGCTGGCTGTCAGACAGTTGTGGCAAGCCCCGGATCTGGCGAGCCTGGTGGCTGAGATGACGCACCAGAGCGAGCTTATTCTGCATCCGCTCAATGATGCCGTGACAGGCGCGGATAACCTCTTCTGCCTGCATGAAGGCAGTGGCTTAACGGTGGCCTATCGTCCGCTGGCAGAGAAGCTGGCGGGTAAGGTTAATTGTATCGGTGTGGCGGCTGCAAAACAGCTCGCCCAGTTCAGTACGCTGACCGATTTGGCGCAACATTATGCTAAGGCACTGGATGAGGCTCAGCCGAATGGCACCATCAAACTGCTGGGCTGGTCTTTGGGCGGCGCGTTGGCGGCACTGGTTGCTAATGCACTGACTGCGCGAGGCAGAACGGTGAGTCACCTGTATCTGGTAGACAGCTGGAACCCTCACGGTGAAGCGGCCCAAACCAGCCTGGACTGGCGTAGCTGGGCGTTGTCGTGGATCGGCGGCTACAGTCTGGCACCTGACAGTGCATTGCATCACGCTCTAGTGACGCAATTGCAGCAGGGGCTGGATGATACTGTCCGGGACCCAGCCACTCTGGCTCAGTGGCTGATCACGCATCAGGCGCAATTTGCTGACCTCTTTGAGCATACGCTCAGTCAGCTGCCTGAAGCGGAATTAACGGCTTTACTGGCGGCGGGTTATGAACTGCAACGCCTGGCCAGAGCGCCGCAGCAGTATGCTCAGGAAGCCTCGGCAAAAGCGCATGCCTGGTGGTCAAATCAGGCAGATCAGGCAGCGATGGATGCCTATCTTGCAGAGCTGGACGCTGAGTTTGATGTGACGCATCTGGATTATGATCATCGTCAGATCATTGCTGCCGAAGAGGTACTCACCTCTGTTTACGACAGTTTGCTGTGCACTGATTAA